From the Calditrichota bacterium genome, the window TGTCGCCATCATAAAATCGTTAATGAAATAATGAAAATCAACAGCATGGGAGCCGTCACCTTGCAGTGTGCCGAAAAGAAACTTTTTGATGAATACAAGATGCTTGACATGTTCATAGGATTCGTAACTCAAATTTGCCCAGACAAGCCCGGCAATAGTGCCAATGATCAAAAACATGGAATTTTCAAATAAAAAGGCGATAATAGCATCGGTGGATTTTTTCACTTTTTCGTTCCCTGATTTTATTTTTTCAAAACAAGAGAATTGTCAATACTGTTACCTGATTTTTAATGAATCAGTTCCAAATTCTCTGTTGAGATTACATTCTTCATCTATTTTTGATATTTAATGCCGGCCTGGAGCCAGTGGCCCGGGCGCAGCACAAATTCAATATCCTGATAACGCCGGTCAAAAAGATTGTTCCCCTCGAGAAAATTTGATGCTCGAAATAGATTCCCTGACTGCTCCGACAGATGCCCTTTCCAAAAATAAGACGTGGACTGTTTGAAATTCAGCGCCAAAAACATTTGTGATGTGATGGTCGTGGTGAAATCCGGGATCATTGTCAAAAAAATAAACAGAATCAGGCGATTGAACCGGTGCAGTGATCGCACAAAATAACAAATCAAAGTTCCAATGATGTTTTTTGTGCGATTCAAGATCGTCTGCACCACAATTTTAAAATGCAAATAAAATTGGCAGATTCGGATAACTTTTAATCCGCACGCATTATTATCTCTAAAATTCCTTCCGGATACAGAATCGCTTCATCTGTTTCGAACTCTTTCAAATTCTTCCAGCAGGCATCGTACGGCTCGAGATCGTCTTCGGTGATTTGAAATTTTTTGCGCTGATAAATTTCTGCCTCCGAGAAATCGGCGCGATACACGAGCACGATTTCATGCCCAGTCTGGTTGTTCAAAGAAAAGATGTTTTCAAGCGTTGCCAGATATTCGACATTACCAATCTCTGCACCCATTTCTTCCATGATCTCGCGCTTCAGCGCTTTGCTGCCGGTTTCGCCGAATTCGATTCCGCCGCCCAGAGGCCGGTAGAAATCTTCGTTCGAGTGGAAATCATGCCCGCGAAAAACGAGGATTTCATCGTTTTTTTTGAAAATTCCCAGCGCCACAGGACGAATATAGTCCGGCACATCGGTTTTTTTCATATTTCCTCAATGTTTGATATTTTTCATTTTAAAGTGATCGCCGGTATCTTCAATGATACGGCGATACCAGCTTTTCGGATAGCCTGGATGGTGCACTTTGCCAAATTCATCTTTCACATTGCCATCAAGATATTTGTAGATGAGAAACTCGCCTAATTTCTTCCAGCGCTTAACCGTTGCATTTGATGTCTTCACAGAATATTGAGTCAAATAATCAACTGCCAAA encodes:
- a CDS encoding NUDIX domain-containing protein, coding for MKKTDVPDYIRPVALGIFKKNDEILVFRGHDFHSNEDFYRPLGGGIEFGETGSKALKREIMEEMGAEIGNVEYLATLENIFSLNNQTGHEIVLVYRADFSEAEIYQRKKFQITEDDLEPYDACWKNLKEFETDEAILYPEGILEIIMRAD